From Vibrio aerogenes, a single genomic window includes:
- the fusA gene encoding elongation factor G gives MARKTPIERYRNIGICAHVDAGKTTTTERILFYTGLSHKIGEVHDGAATMDWMEQEQERGITITSAATTTFWRGMQAQFPDHRINIIDTPGHVDFTIEVERSLRVLDGAVVVFCGASGVEPQSETVWRQADKYHVPRMVFVNKMDRAGADFLRVVDQIKDRLGANPVPIQLNIGAEDDFKGVIDLFKMKAINWNEDDQGMTFSYEDIPADMLEQAEEWRSHMIESAAEANEELMEKYLEEGELTEEEIKSGLRIRTLNNEIVLATCGSAFKNKGVQAVLDAVVEFLPSPVDVPSIKGVDDDENEVERHADDTEPFSALAFKIATDPFVGTLTFVRVYSGVLNSGDMVYNTVKQKRERVGRIVQMHSNKREEVKEVRAGDIAAAIGLKEVTTGDTICDQNNKVILERMEFPEPVIQIAVEPRSKADQEKMSIALGKLAAEDPSFRVETDDDTGQTLISGMGELHLDIIVDRMKREFSVDCNVGKPQVAYRETIRGSTEVEGKFVRQSGGRGQYGHVWLKLEPAEDGEGFVFVDEIVGGVVPREYISSVAKGIEEQMNNGVLAGYPVLDVKATLFDGSYHDVDSSEMAFKIAGSMAFKKGALDAQPVILEPLMKVEVTTPEDWMGDVVGDLNRRRGIIEGMDEGPAGLKIVHSKVPLSEMFGYATDLRSATQGRASYSMEFSEYAEVPKNIADAIIAERG, from the coding sequence GTGGCTCGTAAAACTCCTATCGAGCGTTACCGTAATATCGGTATCTGTGCTCACGTAGATGCAGGGAAAACAACCACAACTGAACGTATTCTGTTCTATACCGGCCTTTCTCATAAAATCGGCGAAGTTCACGATGGTGCCGCAACCATGGACTGGATGGAGCAGGAACAAGAACGTGGTATTACTATCACTTCTGCTGCGACAACAACTTTCTGGCGTGGTATGCAGGCGCAGTTTCCCGATCATCGTATCAATATCATTGACACCCCCGGACACGTTGATTTCACGATTGAAGTTGAACGTTCTTTGCGTGTGCTTGATGGTGCGGTGGTTGTTTTCTGTGGTGCTTCCGGTGTTGAACCTCAATCAGAGACAGTCTGGCGGCAAGCAGATAAATATCATGTGCCCCGTATGGTTTTCGTCAATAAGATGGACCGTGCTGGTGCAGATTTTCTACGTGTTGTGGATCAGATTAAAGATCGTCTTGGTGCGAATCCTGTACCAATTCAATTAAACATTGGCGCTGAAGATGACTTCAAAGGCGTGATTGATTTGTTCAAGATGAAAGCGATTAACTGGAATGAAGATGATCAGGGAATGACCTTTTCCTATGAAGACATTCCGGCAGACATGCTTGAACAGGCCGAAGAATGGCGCAGTCATATGATTGAGTCCGCTGCTGAAGCCAACGAAGAACTGATGGAAAAGTACCTTGAAGAAGGTGAACTGACTGAAGAAGAAATTAAGTCAGGTCTTCGTATCCGTACACTGAATAATGAAATTGTATTAGCAACATGCGGTAGTGCTTTTAAAAATAAAGGTGTCCAGGCTGTACTGGATGCTGTGGTCGAATTCTTACCATCGCCTGTGGATGTGCCTTCGATCAAAGGTGTTGATGACGATGAAAATGAAGTTGAACGTCATGCCGATGACACTGAACCATTTTCAGCACTTGCCTTTAAGATTGCAACCGATCCGTTTGTTGGTACATTGACCTTTGTTCGTGTTTATTCCGGTGTTCTGAACTCCGGTGATATGGTCTATAACACAGTGAAGCAAAAGCGTGAACGTGTTGGCCGTATTGTGCAAATGCACTCAAATAAGCGTGAAGAAGTCAAAGAAGTTCGTGCCGGAGATATTGCCGCTGCAATCGGGCTGAAAGAAGTCACAACAGGTGACACGATTTGTGACCAGAATAATAAAGTTATTCTGGAGAGAATGGAGTTTCCTGAGCCGGTGATTCAAATTGCTGTTGAACCCCGTTCTAAAGCAGACCAGGAGAAAATGTCAATTGCTCTTGGTAAACTGGCAGCAGAAGATCCGTCATTCCGTGTTGAAACGGATGATGACACAGGTCAGACGTTAATTTCCGGTATGGGTGAACTCCATCTGGATATCATCGTTGACCGTATGAAACGCGAATTCAGCGTTGATTGTAACGTGGGTAAACCTCAGGTTGCATACCGTGAAACCATTCGTGGTTCAACGGAAGTTGAAGGCAAATTTGTCCGTCAGTCTGGTGGTCGGGGTCAGTATGGTCATGTATGGCTGAAACTGGAACCTGCAGAAGATGGTGAAGGGTTTGTTTTCGTTGATGAAATCGTGGGTGGCGTTGTGCCAAGAGAATACATCAGTTCAGTCGCGAAAGGGATTGAAGAACAGATGAATAATGGTGTTTTAGCCGGGTATCCAGTACTGGATGTCAAGGCGACACTGTTTGATGGTTCATATCATGATGTCGACTCGAGTGAAATGGCGTTTAAAATCGCTGGTTCTATGGCATTCAAGAAAGGTGCGCTTGATGCACAACCGGTTATTCTTGAGCCACTTATGAAAGTTGAAGTAACCACTCCGGAAGACTGGATGGGTGATGTCGTCGGTGATTTAAACCGCCGGCGGGGTATCATCGAAGGGATGGATGAAGGTCCGGCAGGACTGAAAATCGTTCATTCTAAAGTCCCACTTTCTGAGATGTTTGGTTACGCAACAGACTTACGTTCTGCAACGCAGGGACGGGCTTCTTACTCAATGGAATTTTCTGAGTATGCTGAAGTACCGAAAAATATTGCAGATGCAATCATTGCAGAGCGTGGTTGA
- the rpsG gene encoding 30S ribosomal protein S7: protein MPRRRVIGQRKILPDPKFKSELLAKFVNILMVDGKKSVAEKIVYSALDTMAEKSGKDHLAVFEEALENVRPAVEVKSRRVGGSTYQVPVEVRPVRRNALAMRWLVEAARKRGEKSMAARLSAEMLDAAENKGAAVKKREDVHRMAEANKAFAHYRW, encoded by the coding sequence ATGCCACGTCGTCGCGTAATTGGTCAGCGTAAGATCCTTCCAGATCCTAAGTTCAAATCTGAACTGCTGGCAAAGTTCGTTAACATCTTGATGGTTGACGGAAAAAAATCAGTTGCAGAAAAAATTGTTTATTCTGCATTAGATACAATGGCTGAGAAATCTGGTAAAGATCACTTAGCTGTATTTGAAGAAGCTCTTGAAAATGTCCGCCCGGCAGTCGAAGTTAAGTCTCGCCGTGTGGGTGGTTCAACTTACCAGGTTCCGGTTGAAGTTCGTCCGGTTCGTCGTAATGCACTTGCAATGCGTTGGTTAGTTGAAGCTGCGCGTAAGCGTGGTGAAAAATCTATGGCTGCCCGTCTGTCTGCAGAAATGCTGGACGCAGCTGAAAACAAAGGTGCCGCGGTTAAGAAACGTGAAGACGTACACCGTATGGCTGAAGCGAACAAAGCATTCGCTCATTACCGTTGGTAA
- the rpsL gene encoding 30S ribosomal protein S12, producing the protein MATINQLVRKPRVKQVVKSNVPALEACPQKRGVCTRVYTTTPKKPNSALRKVCRVRLTNGFEVTSYIGGEGHNLQEHSVVLIRGGRVKDLPGVRYHTVRGALDCAGVNDRKQGRSKYGVKRPKS; encoded by the coding sequence ATGGCAACTATTAACCAGTTGGTACGTAAGCCTCGTGTTAAGCAGGTTGTAAAAAGCAACGTGCCTGCACTAGAAGCGTGCCCACAAAAACGTGGTGTATGTACTCGTGTTTACACGACTACACCAAAAAAACCAAACTCAGCACTTCGTAAAGTTTGTCGTGTACGTTTGACAAACGGTTTTGAAGTGACTTCATACATCGGCGGTGAAGGTCATAACCTTCAGGAGCACAGTGTTGTACTTATCCGTGGTGGTCGTGTTAAAGACCTTCCAGGTGTGCGTTACCACACTGTTCGCGGTGCACTTGACTGTGCAGGCGTAAATGACCGTAAACAAGGTCGCTCTAAGTACGGTGTGAAGCGTCCTAAGTCTTAA
- the tusB gene encoding sulfurtransferase complex subunit TusB, with protein MLHIIQSQQAIKKALFYIVSSDTILLIEDGVYCASQNHEFYQMVSGKNVFALAEDIDARGLRPYTGNDICCIDYSGFVDLTAKNIASMTWV; from the coding sequence ATGCTACATATTATTCAAAGCCAGCAGGCAATCAAAAAGGCACTTTTTTATATCGTATCATCTGACACGATTCTTCTCATTGAAGATGGTGTGTACTGTGCCAGTCAAAATCACGAATTTTATCAGATGGTATCTGGTAAAAATGTATTTGCATTAGCTGAAGATATTGATGCAAGAGGACTTCGTCCGTACACAGGAAATGATATTTGTTGCATTGATTATTCAGGTTTTGTTGATCTGACGGCTAAAAACATCGCCTCGATGACCTGGGTCTAG
- the tusC gene encoding sulfurtransferase complex subunit TusC encodes MNDMTFVFSQPPHMSSSGREGLDALLAASAFSEDIHVIFLGEGVASLLVNQQPSIILGKDYISMLKLLELYDIENVHACRHSLVRLGLEDAQLIIPARRSSADEISQVIRNSKKVLTF; translated from the coding sequence TTGAATGACATGACTTTTGTTTTTTCTCAGCCACCACATATGAGTTCATCTGGCAGAGAAGGACTTGATGCGTTGCTGGCTGCTTCAGCCTTTAGTGAAGACATTCATGTTATTTTTCTGGGTGAAGGGGTCGCCAGTCTGCTGGTCAATCAGCAGCCCTCGATTATTCTGGGTAAAGATTATATTTCAATGTTGAAACTTCTGGAGTTATATGACATTGAAAATGTGCATGCTTGCCGGCATTCTCTGGTTCGTCTGGGACTTGAAGATGCTCAGTTGATTATCCCGGCCCGGCGAAGCTCTGCTGACGAAATTTCACAAGTCATTCGCAACAGTAAAAAGGTGCTGACATTTTAG
- the tusD gene encoding sulfurtransferase complex subunit TusD, translating to MSKLTYTIVVNGPLYGTQSARSAYQFALALLQKGHILVSVFFYQDGVTNGSRLSVPANDEFDLANAWQKLARDHQVRLETCVAASLRRGIVSQEECELHELSAVNLADDFSQAGLGSLAQALMTQDRVVQF from the coding sequence TTGAGTAAGCTGACTTACACGATTGTTGTGAATGGGCCACTCTACGGGACGCAATCGGCCCGGAGTGCCTATCAGTTTGCTTTGGCGCTGTTACAAAAAGGACATATCCTGGTGAGTGTGTTTTTTTATCAGGACGGTGTGACAAACGGAAGCCGGTTATCAGTGCCAGCCAATGATGAGTTTGATTTGGCCAACGCGTGGCAGAAACTGGCCCGTGATCATCAGGTTCGCCTGGAAACCTGTGTCGCTGCCTCTTTAAGACGGGGAATCGTCAGCCAGGAAGAATGTGAATTGCACGAACTGTCAGCGGTCAATCTGGCTGATGATTTCAGTCAGGCCGGGCTTGGGAGTCTGGCTCAGGCTTTAATGACACAAGACAGGGTGGTTCAGTTTTGA
- a CDS encoding helix-turn-helix transcriptional regulator, with product MTTTETLNADMLLEMESVHAKPFTEHDKIILQSYEAVVDGLASLIGPFCEIVLHSLEDLNTSAIKIANGENTGRQVGSPITDLALKMLRDIEGSERNFSRSYFTRAKGGVLMKSITVAIRNGDNRVIGLLCINVNLDAPFSQVLQSFMPTQEAKEAASSVNFASDVEELVDQTVERTIEEINANKFVSNNTKNRQIVMELFDKGIFDIKDAINRVAERLNISKHTVYLYIRQRKTEDDES from the coding sequence GTGACTACAACTGAGACATTGAATGCAGATATGTTGTTAGAAATGGAGTCAGTACATGCGAAGCCTTTTACAGAACACGACAAGATCATTCTTCAGTCTTATGAAGCTGTTGTCGATGGCTTAGCGAGCTTGATTGGACCATTTTGTGAAATTGTTTTGCACTCTCTGGAAGATTTAAATACCTCAGCAATTAAAATTGCAAATGGCGAAAATACAGGGAGACAAGTGGGTTCTCCAATCACTGATTTAGCTCTGAAAATGCTCAGAGATATTGAAGGATCTGAGCGCAATTTTTCCCGTTCCTACTTTACCCGGGCTAAGGGTGGCGTTTTAATGAAATCCATTACGGTTGCAATCCGTAACGGGGATAACCGTGTGATCGGGCTACTTTGTATCAATGTTAATCTGGATGCTCCTTTCTCTCAGGTACTTCAGTCTTTCATGCCAACTCAGGAAGCGAAAGAAGCAGCCTCTTCTGTTAACTTTGCAAGTGATGTTGAAGAGCTGGTTGATCAAACGGTAGAAAGAACAATTGAAGAAATTAATGCCAATAAGTTTGTTTCTAACAACACAAAAAACCGTCAAATTGTGATGGAGCTATTCGATAAAGGTATTTTTGATATCAAGGATGCCATTAACCGGGTGGCGGAGCGGTTGAATATTTCCAAGCATACGGTTTATTTATATATCAGGCAGAGAAAGACCGAGGATGATGAAAGTTGA
- the fkpA gene encoding FKBP-type peptidyl-prolyl cis-trans isomerase has translation MKSLFKVSLLAAVVMMAAGCQTEETKATSTTAEQKVESEKATQSTAHFDSDNDKVAYAIGLSLANYLNTNLDKPKEYGIDLNKELVLKGIEHAFADKAELTDEDVRATLSDFDKRLKTLATEKAKEKAEASKKAGDEFRAKFEKEKGVKKTESGLLYQVLEKGKGKSPKATDTVQVHYKGTLIDGTQFDSSYDRGQPATFPLDRVIKGWTEGVQLMTVGSKYKFVIPPELAYGDRDTPTIPANSTLVFEVELLKVEKAEDKAKSKPKK, from the coding sequence ATGAAATCATTGTTTAAAGTGTCATTATTGGCTGCGGTTGTTATGATGGCAGCAGGGTGTCAAACAGAAGAAACGAAGGCGACTTCAACGACTGCAGAGCAAAAAGTCGAATCAGAAAAAGCAACTCAGTCAACTGCCCATTTTGACTCAGATAATGATAAAGTCGCTTATGCGATTGGTTTATCTCTTGCGAACTATTTGAATACGAATCTTGATAAGCCAAAAGAGTATGGCATTGACCTGAATAAAGAGTTAGTGCTGAAAGGTATTGAACACGCCTTTGCTGATAAAGCAGAGTTAACAGATGAAGATGTTCGTGCAACTTTATCTGATTTTGATAAGCGCCTTAAAACTCTGGCGACTGAGAAAGCAAAAGAAAAAGCAGAAGCAAGTAAAAAAGCAGGCGATGAGTTCCGTGCTAAATTTGAGAAGGAAAAAGGGGTTAAGAAAACTGAATCCGGCTTGCTTTATCAGGTCTTGGAAAAAGGTAAAGGCAAATCTCCTAAAGCAACAGATACGGTTCAGGTTCACTATAAAGGAACTCTGATTGATGGCACTCAGTTCGATAGTTCTTATGATCGTGGTCAACCGGCAACATTCCCGCTTGATCGTGTGATTAAAGGCTGGACTGAAGGCGTTCAGCTAATGACGGTCGGTTCTAAGTATAAATTTGTTATCCCGCCAGAGCTGGCTTACGGTGATCGTGATACACCAACAATTCCTGCAAACTCAACACTGGTGTTTGAAGTTGAGTTGCTGAAAGTTGAAAAAGCGGAAGACAAAGCCAAGTCTAAACCTAAAAAATAG
- a CDS encoding WD40 repeat domain-containing protein, translating into MRIFSLYIPIFIVSILLNGCFFSPSPVQQWKVSPEGVTAFGLSRDGRFALTYSPKKQLILWDLTENKQLADLGALNQKESTVTKIRISDNDRYAVTAGQTNFAVWDLAWTQAKGLWSISDGIIRDIDLSKNGTRILMGLSNGKAIYVDLTTGRRMEFLAHREKVNSVALSANGHYALTGGNDYIAYLWDTKTGHVLRKFDHEQRVVRVALQRDGKYAFTSDGGNQARIWDLQTGKELSHLKSFSRQLIFSSARFSESGDQLITGTPSGNVMVWNSTNGDKLAEFKTQLSKNTRPPRAVVYDVAFNEQGLAISANSAGIAEAWQVSE; encoded by the coding sequence ATGCGAATATTCTCTCTTTATATCCCCATATTTATTGTCAGCATTTTGTTAAATGGATGCTTTTTCTCTCCCTCTCCGGTTCAACAGTGGAAAGTTTCACCAGAAGGCGTTACAGCTTTTGGGTTGAGCAGGGATGGCCGCTTTGCACTGACCTACTCTCCCAAAAAACAACTTATACTATGGGATCTGACCGAAAATAAACAACTGGCAGATTTAGGTGCTTTAAACCAAAAAGAAAGTACTGTCACAAAAATCAGAATATCAGATAATGATCGATATGCTGTTACTGCCGGACAAACAAACTTTGCAGTCTGGGATCTGGCATGGACTCAGGCGAAAGGTTTATGGTCCATCTCGGATGGCATTATCCGGGACATCGATTTATCTAAAAACGGCACCCGTATACTGATGGGACTCTCAAACGGAAAAGCAATATATGTTGATTTGACAACAGGAAGAAGAATGGAATTTCTTGCGCATCGGGAAAAAGTGAACTCGGTTGCCTTATCAGCGAATGGACACTATGCGCTCACGGGTGGTAATGATTATATCGCTTATTTATGGGATACCAAAACCGGACACGTCCTGAGAAAATTTGACCATGAGCAGCGGGTCGTCCGGGTCGCTCTGCAAAGAGATGGAAAGTATGCATTTACTTCAGATGGAGGTAATCAGGCCAGAATCTGGGATCTTCAAACCGGAAAAGAACTTTCTCATCTGAAAAGTTTTTCAAGACAGCTCATTTTTTCAAGCGCCCGTTTTTCTGAAAGTGGTGATCAACTCATCACCGGCACGCCATCCGGGAATGTCATGGTTTGGAATAGTACTAATGGAGATAAACTGGCAGAGTTTAAAACACAGTTATCTAAAAATACCCGCCCACCACGGGCGGTTGTATACGATGTAGCCTTTAATGAACAAGGCTTGGCAATTTCTGCGAACTCAGCCGGAATAGCTGAGGCCTGGCAAGTAAGTGAGTAA
- a CDS encoding SlyX family protein: MSDEKIQILEKRINDLECQIAFQENTIEALNDALSQQQKVITEMQLQMKYVVNKVKTMSEPNLASQSEETPPPHY, encoded by the coding sequence ATGAGTGACGAGAAAATCCAGATATTAGAGAAACGTATCAATGATCTGGAGTGCCAGATAGCTTTTCAGGAAAATACCATAGAGGCACTGAATGATGCTTTATCTCAGCAGCAAAAAGTGATTACTGAAATGCAGCTCCAGATGAAGTATGTCGTCAATAAGGTCAAAACGATGAGTGAGCCAAATCTGGCTTCACAATCGGAAGAAACACCACCACCTCATTACTAA
- a CDS encoding DUF2065 domain-containing protein: MSHAFWLAIGLLLIAEGIGPFLAPDGWRRAIAQVSQQSNNILRRIGGCFVVAGLIILYFYLR, from the coding sequence ATGTCCCACGCTTTTTGGTTGGCTATCGGCTTGCTGCTGATTGCCGAAGGTATCGGCCCATTTTTAGCGCCAGATGGATGGCGTCGCGCGATTGCTCAGGTTTCTCAGCAATCCAATAATATTCTTCGCCGCATTGGTGGTTGTTTTGTTGTCGCGGGGCTGATCATTCTGTACTTCTATTTACGTTAA
- the hflC gene encoding protease modulator HflC: MRKLIIPVIVLVVIVLLMSLFVIPEGKRGIVVRFGRILKDDNVAKIYEPGLHFKMPLFDRVKRLDAKIQTMDGRADRFVTSEKKDVIIDSYVKWRIEDFGRYYLTTGGGNALTAQALLERKVTDVLRSEIGSREIKQIVSGPRNDNVLPDSADEDVVATEAAKQALEIDGQRDQIMEEVLLNTRKSAMKDLGVYIVDFRMKKINLPDEISESIYKRMRAERESVARKHRSQGREKAEIIKAQAELEVATILAEAGKTARVTRGDADAKAAKIYSDAYNKDMEFYTFLRSLKAYEESFSQKSDILVLDPQSEFFQYMNKSGGSHSK, encoded by the coding sequence ATGCGTAAGTTAATAATCCCTGTGATTGTGTTAGTTGTTATTGTTCTTCTGATGTCGTTGTTTGTAATTCCTGAAGGTAAGCGTGGCATTGTGGTCAGGTTTGGCCGTATCTTAAAAGACGATAATGTCGCTAAGATTTATGAGCCCGGACTGCATTTTAAAATGCCGTTATTTGATCGGGTGAAGAGGCTTGATGCAAAAATCCAAACGATGGATGGGCGGGCTGATCGTTTTGTGACGTCTGAGAAAAAAGATGTGATCATCGATTCCTATGTTAAATGGCGAATTGAAGATTTCGGACGTTATTATCTGACAACCGGTGGCGGTAATGCACTGACAGCTCAGGCGCTTCTGGAACGAAAAGTCACTGACGTACTCCGTTCTGAGATTGGTTCAAGAGAGATTAAGCAGATTGTCTCCGGCCCAAGGAATGATAATGTCCTGCCTGATAGTGCCGATGAAGATGTTGTTGCAACGGAAGCTGCGAAGCAGGCTTTGGAAATTGATGGTCAGCGTGACCAGATCATGGAAGAAGTTTTGCTAAACACTCGTAAGAGCGCGATGAAAGATTTAGGTGTTTACATCGTGGATTTCAGGATGAAAAAAATCAACCTGCCTGATGAGATCAGTGAGTCAATCTATAAAAGAATGAGAGCTGAGCGTGAGTCTGTCGCCCGAAAACATCGTTCTCAGGGACGTGAAAAAGCGGAGATCATTAAAGCTCAGGCTGAGTTAGAAGTGGCCACTATTTTAGCTGAAGCTGGCAAGACTGCCCGGGTTACCCGGGGTGACGCTGATGCGAAAGCTGCGAAGATTTATTCAGATGCATACAATAAAGACATGGAATTTTATACATTCCTTCGCTCTTTAAAGGCTTATGAAGAGTCGTTTAGCCAGAAGAGTGACATTTTAGTGCTGGATCCACAAAGTGAGTTTTTCCAGTATATGAACAAATCTGGTGGAAGCCATTCTAAATAA
- the hflK gene encoding FtsH protease activity modulator HflK, with translation MAWNEPGNNNGNNDRDKDPWGNNNDHGNRGGREQGPPDLDEVFNKLSQKIGGKFGKKGSGGKGSSFPGGSIIGFSVIIAVLVWIFSGFYTIGEAERGVVLRLGKYDHIVEPGLNWRAVFIDEVTPVNIKAIRSLRATGLMLTKDENVVTVAMDVQYQVSDPYKYLYRVSSADDSLRQATDSALRAVIGDSLMDSILTSGRLKIRQSTQETLNEIIDKYDMGLVVVAVNFQSARPPEQVKDAFDDAIAAREDEARFIREAEAYKNEIIPKATGRAERLKKEAQGYSERVLNEAQGQVAQFEKLLPEYKAAPEVTRSRLYLDTMQEVYSHSSKILVDSKSTGNLLYLPIDKLAEQGGTAPTKRQLKSSPLYDHIELESQKKPTDDSSSRSTGTRQGRY, from the coding sequence ATGGCGTGGAATGAGCCTGGTAATAACAACGGTAATAATGACCGTGATAAAGACCCGTGGGGTAACAATAATGACCATGGTAATCGTGGCGGCCGCGAGCAAGGGCCTCCGGATCTTGATGAAGTGTTTAATAAACTGAGCCAGAAAATTGGTGGTAAGTTCGGGAAAAAAGGGAGCGGCGGTAAAGGCTCTTCTTTTCCGGGTGGGAGTATCATCGGATTTAGTGTTATTATTGCCGTACTTGTCTGGATATTTTCCGGGTTTTACACAATTGGTGAAGCTGAGCGTGGTGTCGTGCTGCGTCTGGGTAAATATGATCATATTGTGGAACCGGGTCTGAACTGGCGAGCAGTATTTATCGATGAAGTCACACCGGTTAACATTAAAGCGATTCGTTCTCTGCGTGCGACCGGGTTAATGTTAACAAAGGATGAAAACGTCGTGACGGTAGCCATGGACGTTCAGTACCAAGTATCAGATCCGTATAAGTATTTGTATCGGGTGTCAAGTGCGGATGATAGTCTCCGTCAGGCCACCGATTCAGCGCTTCGGGCTGTGATTGGTGATTCCCTGATGGATAGTATTTTGACCAGTGGGCGTTTGAAAATACGTCAAAGTACCCAAGAGACGCTGAATGAGATCATAGACAAGTATGATATGGGTCTGGTTGTTGTTGCGGTTAACTTCCAGTCAGCCCGGCCACCTGAACAGGTTAAAGATGCATTCGATGATGCAATTGCAGCCAGGGAAGATGAAGCCCGTTTTATCCGTGAAGCTGAAGCTTATAAGAATGAAATTATTCCGAAAGCGACAGGACGGGCGGAGCGTTTGAAGAAAGAAGCTCAAGGGTATAGTGAAAGGGTCCTGAACGAAGCACAAGGTCAGGTTGCCCAGTTTGAAAAATTACTGCCCGAGTACAAGGCGGCACCTGAAGTAACCCGAAGCCGTTTATACCTGGATACAATGCAGGAAGTCTACTCACATAGTTCTAAAATCCTGGTTGATTCAAAATCGACCGGCAATTTGCTGTATTTACCGATTGATAAACTGGCAGAACAAGGGGGAACAGCACCAACCAAGCGTCAGCTGAAGTCTTCTCCGCTATATGATCATATCGAGCTTGAATCGCAGAAAAAGCCGACCGATGATTCATCTTCACGTTCAACCGGAACTCGTCAAGGGAGATACTAA
- the hflX gene encoding ribosome rescue GTPase HflX, with translation MFDRYEAGEQAVLVHINFTQEGEWDDLSEFEMLVNSAGVETLQVVTGSRQSPHPKYYVGEGKAEEIARAVQLSEADVVLFNHALSPAQERNLEKLCQCRVIDRTGLILDIFAQRARTHEGKLQVELAQLRHLSTRLVRGWTHLERQKGGIGLRGPGETQLETDRRLLRDRIKAILRRLDKVAKQREQGRRARHRAEIPTISLVGYTNAGKSTLFNRVTEAGVYAADQLFATLDPTLRKIDLKDVGSAVLADTVGFIRHLPHDLVAAFKATLQETRDADILLHVVDASDERFRDNIAAVHEVLAEIEADEVPSIVVMNKIDNIEGQAPRIEYDDEGVPQSVWVSAIEGKGIDLLFDALSERLSEEMVQYTLCIPPTHQGRMRSLFFQTKAIQQESYDQDGNLLILIRMQQADWSRLEKRESVVLRDFIVT, from the coding sequence TTGTTTGACCGTTATGAAGCCGGTGAGCAAGCCGTACTTGTTCATATCAATTTTACGCAAGAAGGGGAATGGGATGATCTAAGCGAGTTTGAAATGCTTGTGAATTCCGCTGGAGTCGAGACATTACAGGTTGTGACCGGTAGTCGTCAGTCTCCACACCCCAAATATTATGTCGGTGAGGGTAAAGCCGAAGAGATTGCACGGGCTGTGCAATTATCAGAAGCTGACGTGGTGCTTTTCAACCACGCCCTCTCTCCTGCCCAGGAACGTAATCTGGAAAAATTGTGTCAGTGCCGGGTTATTGACCGGACCGGATTGATCCTTGATATCTTTGCTCAAAGAGCCCGGACTCATGAAGGTAAACTGCAGGTTGAATTAGCTCAGCTTCGGCATTTGTCTACACGTCTGGTTCGGGGGTGGACTCACCTTGAGAGACAAAAAGGCGGGATAGGGTTGCGTGGTCCCGGGGAAACTCAGCTCGAAACAGACCGCCGTTTGTTACGGGATCGCATTAAAGCCATATTGCGCCGACTGGATAAAGTTGCAAAACAAAGAGAGCAAGGGCGGCGGGCAAGACACCGTGCAGAGATTCCCACAATTTCATTAGTCGGGTATACCAATGCCGGGAAGTCAACACTATTTAACCGGGTGACAGAAGCTGGTGTTTATGCCGCTGATCAGCTATTTGCGACTCTGGATCCGACATTAAGAAAGATAGATCTTAAAGATGTTGGGAGTGCAGTTTTAGCGGATACTGTGGGTTTTATCCGTCATCTTCCCCATGATCTCGTTGCTGCGTTTAAGGCAACCTTACAAGAAACCCGGGATGCTGACATTTTGTTACATGTTGTAGATGCAAGTGATGAGCGATTTCGGGACAATATTGCTGCTGTTCACGAAGTATTAGCTGAAATTGAAGCCGATGAAGTTCCTTCTATAGTGGTTATGAATAAAATTGACAACATAGAAGGACAGGCACCCAGAATTGAGTATGATGATGAAGGTGTGCCACAAAGTGTTTGGGTTTCTGCTATTGAAGGAAAAGGAATCGATCTGCTGTTTGACGCTTTAAGTGAAAGACTGTCAGAAGAAATGGTTCAGTACACACTCTGTATTCCCCCGACTCATCAGGGACGAATGCGTAGTTTATTCTTTCAGACAAAAGCGATTCAGCAGGAATCCTATGACCAGGATGGTAATTTGTTGATTTTAATTCGTATGCAACAAGCAGATTGGTCTAGACTTGAAAAAAGAGAAAGTGTGGTTTTACGTGACTTTATAGTTACTTAA